GATCTGTAGATTTTATACCCATGAAAGGTGGAAGATGTTGGATTTAGGCTTTTTGAGTTTGAGTGTGTTGGATGGGAAATTCTTGAGATCCCCGTTACTTGTATGTCTTAGCTGGAGTCTATTTCAGTGATGTATTGTGGAATATGATAGAAGTGCAGAAATTTGGTTCTATCTTCAGTATATCACAGAGTTAGATGCGTTATTGATGTAGTTTGAAGTGTGATAGCCAATTTGGGTGTTGCTAACGTGATTTAGGAAGAAAAAGGGAAATTGCACCGAGAACAGTAAAGCTCTTGATGATATAGTTGCTAAAACAGTGCTTCTAGATTATGATTAGATCCTTTAATGACCTTGTCTTCTTATGAGCTCTTTCTGAGTGTAAGACAACTTCTTAGGAATGTTGATAGGAACATATATCGTCACAATTTATCAAAAAGTATATCGAGTCATGAGAGAATGATATTTGTGTCCAGATGTTTTTCTTGGGGGATGAGACTATAAGACCTCACTAGTCTAAAGGGAAATTGATCGTCCTTTATCCACCTTGGACCTCGCCTGCTGTCGAAATCTTCTCGGAAGTTGGATCAAGAGCTTAGGCCGACTCTTGTCAAAATAAATAAACCCGTGTAGTGCAAAACGAGGATTCAATAACTAAGGCGAATACAATATTGGTCGACATGTGTATCAACTTATCTCATCATGTCATTCAAACACATCTCACTTGTTAATTTATTTTCCAGTCTAGTGTCAAAATGAACACTTAATAAGTTTGTATTGATATTTGTACGGTTTACTCAAGTATAAATGGATGGAAAATTAATTAGAGAAAGAAAGATATATAGAAATGTATATCAAACATTATACGGCAAGACGCGGTATCATAATTGCTTGATTATGTTTTGTTTCCTCCAGATTTTATAACGAAGCCTCCAAGTACAGTTGCATTGTTGTGGCATGATATTGTAGCAAACATATTTTTTAGGTGAAATTTTGACGCCTTCGAATTCTGAAAGTATCCTAACTGTATTTAGGAGATAAATTCCCCATTTCATATATAATTTGAGCAAGCTTAGTAAGTTTGCTTTCTTTTTGAAAGAATGTAGTGTTTTGTTCTTGTGCCATCTTATTTGATTGGATAAGTATAAGTACTTCATATTATCTGTTAGGGAGTTATTTTTTTCCCGTATCTTCTGGAATAGAGAATTGCCTCATATACATTGTTGCATATCATTTGTCAGATTAAAGATTACGGAAAGAGATGCGGAGAACATAATGTTGCATTGGAGTATATTGACTTTCCAGATGAGAGTAAGTATGGTTCATTTATTAGtttgttctttttattttatttacacAGTAAGCCCTAATATATAGATTTGAGTTATATTTTCATTGTGTTTGATCCTTGATGATAGAGTAGAGAACTCATTACTGATGGTATCTGGTATTGGATATTGAGGGATCAAAGTTTAGTTGACATTCATGTATTTGTGGCTGATTTAAACAGCACTACTACTTGATTGTCAACAATAAATAGATACATTTGATGTTCAATATCTGTTGAGATTCAACTGAAATGATTGTTTGTGGAACGCTGATCAACCCGAACCTGAATTCCAGAACTAAGCGATTGCTCGACTGAAGAGTAAATTTTAGTTAGTTAGAGGAAGATTTTTACAGCGCTAGCTTCAAGGTGCTTAACGCCCTAGGTTCGTTGCATTCTCTGTTTCGTTAATGAAATATGCTTACAACTAAGGTTGCTTTACGTTAGGTGTTGCATCTCCTTCTCAGAATTCTTTCTCTAGCAGAAGTCTTTCCTTTCTATATGTACCAACTAGCACATTAGTTATAGACTAGAACTCTTTCTAAACTAGTAATTCTAGGGAAACAAAAGCTCCTTCTGAATTCGTTGTTATCAGGAAATAACGCTCTAGTCTTTCCCTCAAGAATAGAATTCTAAATCCAGAGTACTTGGAGAGTAATTCACTTGTACATAAACCCTTATATGGGTCTTTTGATGGGTTTTAAACCTAAAATGGATCACTCACAAGTTTACAGTTTAATGTGATATAATGTTTATGCCAACATTTGCTGTGCTAAATATTATAAAAACTTGCGAAGTTTAGAAAGTTTCAGTACTCGTATCTGGAAATATAGAAAGAGAAAAAAGTTTGGGTACTGTCCTATTATTTGGTTTCTTGAAAGTGATTTTCGTATACGTCTTTATCTGGATTTCCAGTTTTAAGTTTTAGTTTATCATTTATGGACTTCCTGATTTTGACATCATGGCGTTTTCAGAAAGAACATGGATTCACTTGTATCGTCAGTCTCCGGCTGAGAGAAATTTGGTTTCCAAAAGAAGACATTTGATGTTGCGGCCTAGCTATCCTCAGATTTACCATCGGAATCAAATGCCTGATACGTGTGACATCTCAGAAATAATAGCAATTGTTAATGGTACCTGGAACGTGGGAGATATGGTTGATTGGCTCACGGATGGTTGCTATTGGTCTGCATGGATCACTAATGTACAAGATGAGGAAAATGTACAGGTATGAATATAATTAGAGCGTTAGATAGCCTTGTTTTATATTTGTATTGTAGTTTTCAATATCACCACTCTGAAAAATTTCTTCGCGACCTTAAATATCTCATTTGAACATTCCCTTTTAAAGTAAATAATGTTGATCAGATGCGGGTGTAAATTTGGATATGATCCAGTTGATCAGATGCTGGAGCCATTACTGTAGTTATTGGCTAGTGAATTCTTATGAGAGAGTGTGTAAAAGGGATCATCTTATGTAATCTTGAATTGGCAAAGTACTAGATATTGTATTTGTCTTGAGATGACCTTTTTACCTCTTGGGATTCTGTTGCATTTGAGATGATCACTTACCTCGAGAAAAGATTCATTATGGCATCAATATCATCCCCATTGACATTcgttttttcttcagttggcctACATGTTTAACATTCAGTTGGGCCCTATAATTCTCGATCCATTGTTGAGTCAGTTTAAATGGGCAGAAGGCCTAGTAAACTGTTCTATGTTTTTATATGATCAATGCAAATATATAAACTGTTCTATGTTTTTATATGACTACTAATAAAGTAATAAACATATGGCATATATAGTAGAAAATTTATCAAATCTCAAGTGTGTTATGTTTAATTTACAGAGTTCTTGTTGAGGGCATATTATACAAGCTTTTCCACCTTTAAGGCTGGAACAGCCGTTTTATCTTTTCTCTAATTTAGTTTTGGTTTCAGATTCAGTTACCAGAACCTCCAGCGGGTGAAGGAGGATCTTATGTAGTTCCTAGTAAAGAATTACGTCCAACCCTGGATTGGACGCCTGAGCTCGGTTGGACTGTGCCTATCTCCAAGGTGATTTCCTCTGCAGCCCATCTTTACATTTATTCAATATATGAAGAGAACTACCTGTGGCCTTTCTGTGTTAGTTACCAAAACAGAACTTTCCATGTCATTGGTATCTGTCATTACTCAAATATCTTGAAGAGGTTCGATCTAGTTCATATTATGTATAGGGGGGTGGTATTATAACAGTGCCTTAATGCATAAATCTTGCTGCATATGCATTTAAAACCAGTGAGAGCCCCAAATGTGAACAAGCCAAATGCTGGTTCTCACATATAATGACTTGTAGATCTGCCTATCTTGTGATTTCTGTCTGAACATATATGTTTGTAGGGATTACAAGCCTGAAATAGATGCTAAATATTGTTGGGTAAGATAATCTGTACGATGAGGGGTACCACACAACCAACAATGAGTGAATTGTCCATCTAGCATGAATGGTGGACTGGTTTCACAAAAAAACAGTGGAGCAATGTCTTTACGCATACTGCAATGTTATGTTTTTGGCTAAGAAAGAGGAAATATGTATTACCGGTTAATGCATATAACAAGTAATAAACTAGGGAAGCAAATTTCAGAGGTGCAATAAGGATGCAATAAGTCAGGATGCAATATCTACATATATCGGCACTCAGTTCTTCATGTGTTTCCCGACAATGCCTTTTAATCTGTTATGGTTGTTGCCTAGCCTTTTAAATGAAAATGTATGTTCCTGAAGATATCCATTATCATCAATAAATGAAAATATCGGTTACTGAAGATATCCATTATTATCAATTTGTGACTTGTGTAGTTTTCTGATGACAAAGTACACATTACAGTACAAAGCAGAAGCCTTTTAATTGGATGGCTAATGAATTAAGCATTACTTGTTTGTGCTTGGTGGTTGTAGATAGGTGCGACTTCTCGTCCCTGTGTTCGTTTGATACAGCGTAAGAGTCCAGGTTATGTTTAGCTTTGCTTAATATCATTTACTCTTCTGTATACGCTTTTAATTATTACGAAGCCCATGCTGTCATTTGCCTCCTTTCCTGGTTATGGAGTGTGCAAAGCAGTCATAATTGTACTGTCTCTCTGGGTCGTCTTCCGAGAAGAGGATGGTAGAAATACCTGAGTGATACTACTAATGAGGTCCGTCGGCTTCCCGTATACATTTATATAAACACTTGTGACATGGTTGTTTAAAAAGTTCCCTTCCTCTTAATATCCAACCGGGGATTTGTAAATAGAAGAATAAACTTTATTTTCTCACTCCTAATCATTAATGAACCGTAGAACTGAAAGTTACTCCAGAAACTTCAAATTAGTTTTACCTCTGAACTCGTTGAATTTATCGTTTGATGTAGGTATTGCAAGAAATGACGACTTAGGTACAGGTGAGAAATCGTCATTGAAGCTTAGTTCGGCTTCTGTTTCTTCACATAGTTCAGCTGGCTCATTGCGTTCAGAGTTTTCAAGGGGTTCTTCAGTAAGTAAGATCAAGAAAAGCTCCAATTCTCTGGAAACAGTAGTGATGAAAAAGCATTCTGGTGATATGCTGCACAAACGGAAGACTGAAACATCAAGCATAAAGAATGATGGTACAGAAGAAACCATTTTTCCAGATAGTATTTCCTCCAAATCAGTTTCAGCAAGAAATAACGTGGCTTCAAGAGAGCAGTATAATTTTTGTGGGTCCTCGAAGAAGTTGAGGAAAAATGAAACTGAGTTGAATTCAAGGTTAAATGGCTCAAAGGAGCTTTAGCCTACGGGCTTGAGCTTTCAAATGCAATGAAGCCTTCATGGAAGTTCGTGGAAACTTGAACATAAACTGCTTTAGGCCTGAAAGTTATGGTGAGAACATTGGGTTAACTCCAGTATGTATATAATTAGTAGAACGTGCACATCAGATGGATGATTTTTTTTGAAGTTTACAGGGGAGCGGACCTAGGTAGAATTGCCGAAATGCTCTTTCATTTGTGAAGTCTTGGCATTCCCTTTATTATTACAGGCATTAGTTGATTTGTAATTCCAATTTTGAAATTAAACTCCACTTCTCCCATTGTTTTGTTTGTTCATGGAGGAAATAGTAAAACATCTAACATGTTATCCATATACCAGTATAATATATTGAATAGCGtttattttccttctttttcttgaatTTACCATAGGATTTAGGTAGGATGAGAAAATAGGTGAATGGAGACGGTAAGCAGAGAAAACCTTCATTTAATAAAATAGTATTAAACgttgtttccattttattttgctgttgatgaaaaaaccaaattaaaaaataattaaattgttgAGAGATTATTGGGAAACTATATTAGTTGTTCTGTGAAAACAGATGCAGTTGTAGACGAAAAGATCGTGAGGAGACCCGGATGCATTCCTGCAAGCTATTCCTAATCTATACGTAATTTGTATCTGCATGTTTTGAACCCCATCCGAGAGAGTATTTATATACGTATAACGTGAAGCCCCTCACTTCCATATTCAAATTAGACAAGATTAGAAGAACAAAAATGAGAAACTCATTTCTTTACTTTGGGCTATTAAGCCTTTTCACTATACTTTTCTTCTCTAAATCATCTCATCAAGCTGATCCCCCTTGTACCCCAAACCCACGACTCCAAAGTGCTTTCAAAGCTATCcaagaatggaaaaagttaattACAGCTGATCCGAAGAACTTTACGTCGAATTGGAATGGACCCGATGTCTGCAACTATAACGGTGTTTTTTGCGCACCAGCTCCTGATAATCCGCACATCGACACTGTTGCGTCAATTGATCTCAACGAACAAAATATTGCTGGTGCAGTGCCAGATGAACTAGGCCTTCTTACGGACCTAGCCATTTTTcacattaattcaaatcattTTAGTGGAGTCATACCTGAAAGTTTCTCAAAGCTTCATCTCTTATATGAGTTGGATATTAGTAACAACTTATTTGCAGGTAAGTTCCCTAAAGTTGTCCTTAGTATGCCTGCGCTAAAATATCTAGATATCCGTTTTAACAATTTCGAAGGTAGTGTTCCGTCGAAGCTTTTTGATATGGAACTCGATGCAATCTTTATAAACGACAACAACTTCCAATTCAGTATGCCGGCAAATTTTGCCAACTCAACTGCTTCGGCTATAGTATTGGCAAACAACCGTATTGACGGTTGTTTGCCTTCAAATATAGAGAAAATGGCGGGAACATTGAATGAGATGATTGTTTCAAATAACGGGCTTTCTTCATGTTTGCCACCTGAGATTGGGAAGTTGGTAAATTTGACAGTTTTAGACGGTGGCTTCAACAGTTTAATTGGACCGCTGCCTAAGACGATGGGTAATTTGAAGAATTTGGAGATACTGAATGTGGCACACAATGAATTGTCCGGAGATATCCCACCGACTATATGTTCTCTGCGGAATTTGGAGACTTTCACCTATTCGAATAATAAGTTTGGTGGCGAACCTCAAAACTGTTCAAATTTAAACAAAAAAGGTAATAGAGAGAATCGTACTCCAAATATGCCACCACAGCGACCAGATAAAAGATTCTCACTGTTTCATTCATAGGCGGTGCCTGTATAATGTGATGGCTCCTCCACCGCCACCTTCATCTCCACTACTCGGCCGTCAATAAAAATATTTCCCTCCTGATAATATATGGCAGGTATAGTTTGTATTTCCACTTGGTCAAtggtaatatataaataaaatgtcATATATCATACTTGTAGGTATGATGTTTAAGTTTGAAAAAGTCAAACTTGTTTTGGTCGGTGAGGGGAACTTGTATGGGTTTCAGATAACCCAAACTTGGTCGGTGAGTGGAACTTGGGTTTATCCCAAATTTGGCCGGTCAAGAGTTTATGACAAATAATGTGTTTACTTGATCCTAAAGTCTAGGAATTTAATAGCTTAGTTAGCAAAAACCTAAACTTCTAGGATAAGTAATACTACTCCTATAAAGGGAGGTCTAGGCTAGGAGTTTTAGTTATGGAATCCTCATTGGAATTCTCAATGGAGAtttgagggattcatcccacctctTGGGGTGGTATGTAAGAGATATGGTGTTTATGGAGTACTTAGATGttgagagatatgtcgttatggagtatttatatggagatgttggtaagacatcgtgtccgaggagaagatcatcttggtggtgctggattagattattggtgttgagctgaaggtgtccatggtaatctatgtcatggtgtgcagagaagatcatctcgttgtggtagataataCGGTAAATATTATCTCATATGGGTGAAGACACTACTTTGGATTTATAGGGCGTTTGTGAGAGTTATTCGGTCACATTGTGGTGAGTCGTTAATTGATTATTCAATTTTTGTATAATTCTCAATTGGTGGTTCTATAATAAAgaaagaggtcgtagccgtttaGTGGATGTAGACAATGTTACACAGATTGtatatattgttgaaccacgttaaatctgtgagtactttacttcttgttgcttttgtttatggcttgcatctgtgtggttctctttctcttcttcttatcctagatcttagtgaggttcatggagcaatccgagagatcaagtgtttcttgttagctatttTCTTTCCGTAGTATTAGCatgtagatggctctgaaccccaacaattggtatcagagccctaGGTTGGATATAAGATTTGAAGAGAGAAGTTTTGGGTTTTCCAGTGGCAGAAAATTTTGAAGGCAAatgatttggtttcatcaagtatgtgcGGATTTGATGTTACATCTTCAGAAGATGCAGAGTTTGATATTATCAAGTATGCGTATgatttgatttcatcagttttGGGAACAAAGCAAAGTAAAGCGTACTTCTGAGGGAATGAGATTATATCAGGTGATCTGCATTCGATACGGTCAAGATGTatagtcttgatatttgtggtgcTCTACAATGGAGATTTTATATGGACACTTATTGGAGCGTAAACCCTATGCATggcttcaagtaagtttatttattctctatactTCATACCATATTCTTGTGAACTGTTTGAAAGACCTACGTAGATTGGTTTCCAATTAATCAGTGTTTGCTTGGCAAGACACAAGAAGGCAAGAATATTTTAGTTGGGATACAAATATTGTTTCGTATGTTTGTGGAAGTAAAGATGGAATATAAGCATGTCAAAGTATCATTATTGTTCCGAACCAAGGGAAACAATAATTTAGTTATCAATCGTCATCAATTAGATcatgttgttgattttctttaacATGAAGTTGAAGAATACGAAGATGAATTCATACGCGTTCTGCCTTAGTTGTTTGTTACGATAAGGATTTTTGGAAATCTCGTAGAAGGTTTTGTTTTGGAAGTATTATTCGTTGGCCAGGGTATGATATGTTCCATAAGTGAAGAGTTTGATATTCAGTCTTAGTATTTGAAGCATGTGGCTACAAATAAATTGAAGGACATGGATCGTTGGATGAGATGTGATATTagttgtggtggagctatggaTTCTTATTATTGTATAAGAAGCAGTTTGTCGACACAGTTTTTAGGTTTTTCTTGTCTGTGTTGAGTATGGCATTGTCTCAGGTAGAACAATGTTTTCTGGAGTTTCTCTCGTAATGTTTCCGATAGAGAAGTTAGATAGTTTGTGGTCTTTTGATTCTTGCCGGTGACGTTCAGTCGAAGAGTTATTTTTGGTTGTATACCATTTGAAGTTGATCGGAGCTGGTTGAAGTGCAAGACTATTGGAAGAAACAGGTTGGTCTATTTGTGTTGCAGATACATTCCTATTGGTAAAGACCCGTTAtgaggaattaaaaaggtatcgcttggacacttcaagagtttaaagaataaaTATACAATACTACAGTATGTGTGGTGGTGTGGCTATGGAAGCTAGCGCATACTACTTTGGAGAAAACATGGTGCATGAATTTGAGAAAGGGCTACAATTTCGGCGTGTTTTTTCCATCAACCTTTATTATCCATTGGCTATTTGATTTCCtgatgatcagtgtgagactttctGTTGGAGAGAGCTACATTAGCAATGATAATATTTGGTGGTTTGCTCGTCTTCTacatttattgaaattgatttcaatagtgacaaagcctgtagagatgaagatcgaaatttctattgagaaatttggttcAACAATGATTTAGTTTCCATCAAGTTATTTTCTCTACATAGcatgagaagataaacacaacaaCGTCTTGAATTTCTTGGAGCTTGAGGAAGTTACCAAAGGTTTCAGATTATGGTTGTGTGTGAATGAGTCTTTGTGTAAAGGACGGATTATCATATTTCGAACATTGGTGTACCTTTGGAGCAAGATTGGGAAAGGGATATGCACAAGAGAGAATGTGTGACATTCTGTATTGTTACAATGGTAACAGTGAATTCTTCGATGATGGTCACAGTTCTATCCGAGTCCGATTGTGTTGTGGTTTGACTGTCATGAAGTCGAAACTACATGCTTGCTTAAGAAATTGGTAAAACAATAGATTGACAATTTTTTCAAAGCCCGCTGAGGTTGCTGAAGTGGTGTAGAAGATTGGTGTATCAGCTGTTGAAGTTTCTGTGAAGCTGTACACGTTTGGTTGTGAAGTATGTATGCAGCGGTCGAAGATATGATAAGCTTTCATGGATGAGTAGAACTCAATTGGTGGTATATGGTCGTAGAATCATGATCCAATCGGAGATAGGCTCGTAAAGCAAGATTCATAGAGATGAGCTCGAGATTGGCACGCAGTGACAATGATCCGTGGATTGGTTGTAATTGGTACGCAGTTAGAGTCATGCTCAATATGCTTTGGTACATACAAGATGGTTAGTTTCTTGGAACTAACATGGAGGTTGGTTTATTATAAACTAACACAAAGTATCTCGTTAACTCGCTTTGGAGGACATGCTCATGGAAAAGAGCAAGTATATGATCAGTTGTTTAAATAAGAAAGTGACTCGGCTGGAGTTTAGAAACGAAGATGAAGACTATGGTTATGCTTAGGCAGACACATGGAGGATACTGTGGTAGTTTTATTTGTTGATCGATTAGTTTTGGATGTCAACCCAAACGGACGTGGTGTGCAACTTGGATTTAGTGGCTCAGAATAGCGGAATATTAACTCAGGTGGAGAAAGGCCAGTCAAGACGGAGCTATGTTCGTAGTATGGAACGAGTTTGAAGGTGGCAGAGGCTCAAGGGCGCATAATGACTATAACTAAGTTAGAAGATAGCATATGGACAACGATCGTGTGATCTGATTGAGTTGGCATGCAATACACCTGTAATGATGccaatcaatgtggagttgtgAACATAAAGGAGAAAGGTCTATTTTGtcaagatgttgcataacggGTGATCATATGATGATGGTTGGTGAGATGGTCGGGATTTTAAACCGTGGTGGAGATTTGTACAATCACCGATAGGTTGGATTGTTAAGTCTAAGTTGGTG
Above is a genomic segment from Papaver somniferum cultivar HN1 chromosome 10, ASM357369v1, whole genome shotgun sequence containing:
- the LOC113315093 gene encoding leucine-rich repeat extensin-like protein 6, with the protein product MRNSFLYFGLLSLFTILFFSKSSHQADPPCTPNPRLQSAFKAIQEWKKLITADPKNFTSNWNGPDVCNYNGVFCAPAPDNPHIDTVASIDLNEQNIAGAVPDELGLLTDLAIFHINSNHFSGVIPESFSKLHLLYELDISNNLFAGKFPKVVLSMPALKYLDIRFNNFEGSVPSKLFDMELDAIFINDNNFQFSMPANFANSTASAIVLANNRIDGCLPSNIEKMAGTLNEMIVSNNGLSSCLPPEIGKLVNLTVLDGGFNSLIGPLPKTMGNLKNLEILNVAHNELSGDIPPTICSLRNLETFTYSNNKFGGEPQNCSNLNKKGNRENRTPNMPPQRPDKRFSLFHS
- the LOC113317335 gene encoding uncharacterized protein LOC113317335, giving the protein MKFVDNLPFEVGQLIESKSFLEGYRGAWFRCKIKDYGKRCGEHNVALEYIDFPDEKRTWIHLYRQSPAERNLVSKRRHLMLRPSYPQIYHRNQMPDTCDISEIIAIVNGTWNVGDMVDWLTDGCYWSAWITNVQDEENVQIQLPEPPAGEGGSYVVPSKELRPTLDWTPELGWTVPISKIGATSRPCVRLIQRKSPGIARNDDLGTGEKSSLKLSSASVSSHSSAGSLRSEFSRGSSVSKIKKSSNSLETVVMKKHSGDMLHKRKTETSSIKNDGTEETIFPDSISSKSVSARNNVASREQYNFCGSSKKLRKNETELNSRLNGSKEL